Proteins encoded by one window of Paenibacillus sp. DCT19:
- a CDS encoding ABC transporter ATP-binding protein: MAMIQVEHIRKRFGEKDALSEVSFSIPRGEIFGFLGPSGSGKTTLIKILTAQLAPTSGKAKVFNQSASMMYQSAQKMRFGMLSDNSGLYERLTVEENLELYCQLYDLSASSIEKVLQFVNLSGERKKKIHLLSKGMRQRVLLACAVIHEPELLFLDEPTSALDPVNSLHIYKGLRYLNEKGTTIFLTTHDMAEAELLCDRIAILYEGKIQTIGMPKELKKQHRENVISVDLLNGESHELPISAETANLIADWMKQGLIDRIETKEPSLGEIFIKLTGSELL; encoded by the coding sequence ATGGCCATGATTCAAGTGGAGCATATTCGAAAGAGATTTGGTGAAAAAGATGCGTTATCAGAAGTCTCTTTTTCGATTCCCCGAGGTGAAATTTTTGGTTTTCTTGGCCCGAGTGGTTCGGGAAAAACAACATTAATTAAGATATTAACTGCGCAGTTAGCCCCGACCAGCGGAAAGGCTAAGGTGTTTAACCAGTCGGCATCGATGATGTATCAATCGGCTCAGAAAATGCGCTTCGGTATGTTGTCTGATAACAGTGGTCTATATGAGAGGTTAACCGTAGAAGAAAATTTGGAGTTATATTGTCAGTTATATGATCTCTCTGCATCTTCGATTGAAAAAGTATTACAATTTGTGAACTTAAGTGGAGAACGCAAAAAGAAAATTCATCTCTTGTCAAAAGGAATGCGTCAGCGTGTTCTTTTGGCATGCGCGGTGATTCATGAGCCCGAATTATTATTTTTGGATGAACCTACCTCGGCTTTAGATCCAGTGAATTCTTTACATATCTATAAAGGGCTGCGTTACTTAAACGAGAAAGGAACAACGATCTTCTTAACAACACACGACATGGCTGAAGCTGAATTGTTATGCGATCGTATAGCAATTTTGTATGAAGGAAAGATTCAAACCATTGGAATGCCCAAAGAGCTAAAAAAACAACATCGTGAAAACGTCATATCTGTGGACCTATTAAATGGAGAATCGCATGAGCTTCCAATTAGTGCAGAAACAGCTAACCTCATTGCAGATTGGATGAAACAAGGACTAATCGATCGAATAGAAACAAAAGAGCCGAGTCTTGGCGAGATCTTTATCAAACTGACAGGAAGTGAGTTACTATGA
- the coaD gene encoding pantetheine-phosphate adenylyltransferase, producing MIHRQERIAVYPGSFDPVTMGHLDIIARASKQFDRVIVAVLNNMSKNPLFTVEERKQLITEVTRHLPNVEVDSFRDLTANYVRQKEAQVIVRGIRSVTDFEYELQLASTNSKLNPDAETIFMMTNPKYSYLSSSIVKEIAHYNGDVTDLVSPEVEAALRQKISEKNAR from the coding sequence ATGATACATCGTCAAGAACGGATTGCCGTTTATCCAGGTAGTTTTGATCCTGTAACGATGGGACATCTGGACATTATTGCTAGAGCATCGAAGCAATTTGACCGTGTGATTGTTGCGGTACTGAATAATATGAGCAAAAACCCACTGTTTACGGTGGAGGAGCGCAAGCAATTAATTACGGAAGTGACGCGTCATCTGCCTAATGTTGAGGTGGATAGCTTCCGCGATCTAACGGCCAATTATGTACGCCAAAAAGAAGCGCAAGTTATCGTGCGAGGTATTCGCTCGGTCACTGATTTTGAATACGAACTGCAACTCGCTTCCACCAATAGTAAATTGAATCCAGATGCGGAGACCATTTTCATGATGACAAATCCGAAGTATTCGTATCTCAGCTCCAGTATTGTAAAAGAAATTGCGCATTACAATGGAGATGTAACGGATCTGGTATCCCCTGAAGTGGAAGCTGCGCTACGTCAGAAGATTAGCGAGAAGAACGCTCGTTAA
- the rpmF gene encoding 50S ribosomal protein L32, protein MAVPQRRTSKTRRDKRRTHFKLAVPGMVKCEQCGELKLSHHVCKVCGTYKAREIISQ, encoded by the coding sequence ATGGCAGTACCTCAACGGAGAACGTCCAAGACGCGTCGCGACAAACGTCGCACTCACTTTAAATTGGCTGTACCGGGCATGGTGAAATGTGAGCAATGTGGCGAACTGAAACTTAGTCACCACGTTTGCAAAGTGTGCGGAACGTACAAAGCAAGAGAGATCATCTCTCAATAA
- a CDS encoding DUF177 domain-containing protein produces the protein MLMPFRKVATSDRPLQFNEQWDVMELVSNRQDITAVTPLTADLSAEQKEGNVVDVHGKLTAGADMLCSRCLKPINEHFHIDFHEQFKQGKQPEELHEDDDTFYVDEDSVDLKVYAEGTFLLHLPFVPLCSDTCKGLCPKCGHELNEGDCGCDNEVIDPRLAGLKDFFK, from the coding sequence ATGTTAATGCCATTTCGCAAAGTGGCAACCAGTGATCGTCCCCTACAGTTCAATGAACAGTGGGATGTTATGGAACTGGTTTCTAACCGACAAGATATCACAGCCGTTACCCCGCTGACTGCGGATTTATCTGCAGAACAGAAAGAGGGAAACGTTGTGGATGTTCATGGCAAGCTGACAGCAGGAGCGGACATGTTATGCTCCAGATGTCTTAAGCCGATTAATGAACATTTTCATATTGATTTTCATGAGCAATTCAAGCAGGGAAAACAACCAGAGGAATTGCACGAAGACGACGATACTTTCTATGTGGATGAAGATAGCGTTGATCTGAAGGTTTATGCCGAGGGAACTTTTCTGCTACATCTTCCGTTTGTACCGCTCTGTAGCGATACATGCAAAGGGTTATGCCCTAAGTGTGGCCACGAGTTGAACGAAGGTGACTGCGGTTGTGATAACGAAGTTATCGACCCGCGGCTTGCAGGGCTCAAGGATTTTTTTAAATGA
- the hmpA gene encoding NO-inducible flavohemoprotein gives MLSENTIKVIQSTVPVLEVHGEAITRNFYQTMFTAHPELLNIFNHANQKQGRQQAALANMVYTAALHIDNLAAILPAVRQVAHKHRSLGIVPEQYAIVGTYLLQAIKDVLGDAATDEIITAWGEAYQVIADAFIGIEQDMYATAEKQTGGWEGFRSFKVAKKVQESDIITSFYLYPEDGLPIASHEPGQYISIRIHPEGQQFTQIRQYSLSDAPDKPYYRISVKREQGSMDRPDGVISTYLHEHIVEGSIVELSAPAGDFTLHAEDSSPIVLLSGGVGITPMISMLNTLMQKGDKRPITFIHANVDSANHAFREHVNLLAENNDNVRAYYCYTQPSSSDRDISCYHKEGYMDADWLRQIIDNLDATFYMCGSVPFMQSVYAALDEIGVSPDQIHYEFFGPKVQLVPSVEGV, from the coding sequence ATGTTAAGTGAAAACACGATTAAGGTCATCCAATCCACAGTCCCTGTGCTCGAAGTGCACGGTGAAGCCATTACCCGAAATTTTTATCAAACGATGTTCACCGCGCATCCAGAACTGTTGAATATATTCAACCACGCTAACCAGAAACAGGGACGGCAACAGGCAGCCCTTGCAAACATGGTATATACCGCTGCCTTGCATATCGACAATCTCGCTGCCATCTTACCTGCGGTACGCCAAGTCGCTCATAAACACCGTAGCCTTGGCATCGTTCCCGAGCAGTATGCCATCGTTGGTACGTATCTGCTTCAAGCGATCAAAGACGTGCTCGGGGATGCAGCAACCGATGAAATCATAACGGCATGGGGTGAAGCCTACCAAGTCATTGCAGATGCCTTTATCGGAATTGAACAGGATATGTATGCTACAGCAGAGAAACAAACGGGCGGCTGGGAAGGCTTCCGTTCGTTCAAAGTGGCGAAGAAGGTGCAAGAGAGCGACATCATTACTTCCTTCTACCTGTATCCAGAGGATGGTCTGCCCATCGCCAGCCATGAACCGGGACAATATATCAGTATCAGAATCCATCCAGAGGGACAACAATTCACCCAGATACGTCAGTATAGCCTTTCTGATGCTCCTGATAAACCTTATTACCGTATTTCTGTCAAAAGAGAACAGGGTTCCATGGATCGTCCAGATGGGGTGATCTCCACATATCTTCATGAACACATTGTAGAAGGCTCTATTGTCGAGTTATCAGCTCCGGCTGGCGATTTTACGCTTCATGCAGAAGACTCAAGCCCTATTGTACTCCTTAGTGGCGGAGTGGGTATTACGCCAATGATTAGTATGCTGAATACCCTTATGCAAAAGGGAGATAAACGTCCAATCACATTTATACATGCCAATGTAGATAGCGCCAACCACGCGTTCCGAGAACACGTAAACCTACTAGCTGAGAACAATGATAATGTTCGTGCTTATTATTGTTACACCCAACCGAGCAGCTCAGATCGCGATATCTCATGTTATCACAAGGAAGGTTACATGGATGCCGACTGGCTTCGTCAGATCATAGACAACTTGGATGCAACATTTTACATGTGTGGATCTGTCCCATTCATGCAGAGCGTCTATGCAGCACTAGATGAAATTGGCGTATCACCTGACCAGATCCATTATGAATTTTTTGGTCCAAAGGTACAGCTCGTCCCTTCTGTAGAAGGTGTATAA
- a CDS encoding ABC transporter permease → MSISLKRIQAIFIKDYKEFSRNYGISVTLIIPIVFAFLFRGAGSSSQAIAFLLNCSFVILTCLAQACLIAEEKERNTLRSLMMTPATTTDVLIGKSALVFVMSGVVLAVVTYILGYVPASMWAYVTALFISTILYTAIGTICGLFSKTLLEASLTILPVATIFAGAPWGAQLVNDYSIFKVLDYMPSSQLVHLLSISPAGYTMGELLKPLIIILVWTIVLTIVSVFLYERRLKDE, encoded by the coding sequence ATGAGTATCTCATTAAAACGGATTCAAGCAATATTTATTAAGGATTACAAAGAATTCTCACGTAATTACGGCATTTCCGTTACTCTAATTATTCCAATTGTTTTTGCCTTTCTATTTCGTGGTGCTGGTTCGTCTTCGCAAGCGATTGCTTTTCTTCTCAATTGCTCATTTGTAATTCTGACTTGTCTAGCACAAGCTTGTTTAATAGCTGAAGAAAAGGAACGTAATACGTTGCGTTCTTTAATGATGACCCCTGCGACAACCACAGATGTTTTAATCGGAAAAAGTGCTTTGGTCTTTGTCATGTCTGGTGTTGTTCTCGCAGTCGTTACATACATATTGGGTTACGTACCAGCTAGTATGTGGGCGTATGTAACAGCACTTTTCATATCCACTATTCTGTATACTGCAATCGGAACCATATGTGGTTTGTTCTCTAAGACGTTACTTGAGGCATCGTTAACTATACTTCCTGTAGCGACCATATTTGCTGGGGCGCCTTGGGGAGCGCAACTTGTGAATGACTATTCGATCTTTAAAGTGCTGGATTACATGCCAAGCAGTCAGCTTGTACATTTATTAAGTATCTCTCCTGCGGGCTATACGATGGGAGAGCTATTGAAACCACTGATCATTATTTTGGTATGGACGATTGTACTAACAATTGTATCTGTATTTCTATATGAACGACGGTTAAAGGATGAGTAG
- a CDS encoding SepM family pheromone-processing serine protease, which produces MNRIRKSGGFKASIFVIVVALILYVAVYMPTPYIIYLPGSADEIKPMVTVKGGDKEENGVFMMTTVSATYANVFLLGTSLFNRNAQIDKKEDRLRGKSEAEYSAEQVWFMSDSQSSAMEAAYEKAGIKYSIVPEHIFVFGLSQDPKPQGDILPGDTILGVDGTATPDNTILSAQLKGRKPGDTVEMQLERGGETISREIQLVEVTDNKTGEKRPGLGVMIGTVQKVKPEDPDKQITFTSTQVGGPSAGLMFTLEIYNQLTAGDLTKGHRIAGTGTITKDGTVGPIGGVIHKIVAADRKDAEIFFVPKDNYKEAEAKAKQIDTQMKLVPVSSVDDALAYLKTLSVKS; this is translated from the coding sequence ATGAATCGGATTCGGAAATCTGGGGGTTTCAAAGCGTCGATCTTTGTGATCGTGGTAGCTCTGATTCTCTATGTTGCAGTATACATGCCAACGCCGTATATCATTTATCTGCCTGGCAGTGCAGATGAAATTAAACCGATGGTAACGGTCAAGGGTGGGGATAAGGAAGAAAACGGAGTGTTTATGATGACGACGGTGTCGGCTACATATGCCAACGTATTTCTACTCGGAACGTCCTTGTTTAATCGAAATGCACAAATCGATAAAAAAGAAGATCGATTACGTGGCAAAAGTGAAGCAGAATACTCTGCAGAACAAGTGTGGTTCATGAGTGATTCTCAATCCTCCGCGATGGAAGCGGCTTATGAAAAGGCTGGAATCAAATACTCTATCGTTCCTGAGCACATCTTTGTATTTGGACTGTCACAGGATCCTAAACCGCAAGGGGATATTTTACCTGGCGATACTATTTTGGGTGTGGATGGAACAGCAACACCTGATAATACGATTTTATCTGCCCAACTAAAGGGAAGAAAACCAGGAGATACGGTTGAAATGCAATTGGAGCGTGGCGGAGAAACGATTAGCCGTGAGATTCAACTTGTAGAAGTGACCGACAACAAAACAGGGGAAAAGCGTCCAGGCTTAGGTGTGATGATTGGTACGGTTCAGAAAGTGAAGCCGGAGGACCCCGATAAACAGATCACATTTACAAGCACGCAAGTAGGAGGGCCGTCTGCAGGGTTAATGTTCACACTGGAGATCTATAACCAATTGACGGCTGGTGACCTGACCAAAGGTCATCGTATCGCAGGTACGGGTACGATCACAAAGGATGGTACGGTTGGTCCAATCGGGGGCGTGATTCACAAAATTGTGGCTGCGGATCGGAAGGACGCGGAGATTTTCTTCGTACCCAAAGATAATTATAAGGAAGCCGAAGCGAAGGCAAAACAAATTGATACACAAATGAAGCTGGTTCCGGTCAGTAGCGTTGACGATGCACTGGCTTACCTAAAAACGTTATCTGTGAAGTCTTAA
- a CDS encoding LytTR family transcriptional regulator DNA-binding domain-containing protein — MQFEPIYTHGKLTIPKIELNLDNNPLVGIITDLKRKQLLMDQLADHAQYHLFRVQLGEYMNLRVEELIMFLIRVTERNDHVATLIDYFALKEERKVKMKHLSSSRRMFVTLLRVFFAHQPTLVLEEPYFYLEEEDRRSFKRILDDLSKDKQILILTSNLEDAMISCDAIYRLNEEGFHPLDIRDTEVEEQEVHEQDQPNITLQKIYTKKNDKVILFNPPEIDYIESLNGSILVHVGGESFACALTLTELEQRLLNFGFFRCHRSYIVNLQKVREIITWTKNSYSLRLNTGEDAVVPLSRSKLQELKAHLNI; from the coding sequence ATGCAATTTGAACCAATCTACACGCATGGGAAATTAACGATACCAAAGATCGAGCTCAATCTGGATAACAATCCATTGGTTGGCATTATAACAGACTTGAAGCGAAAGCAGCTTTTGATGGATCAATTGGCCGATCATGCGCAATACCATTTGTTTCGAGTGCAACTAGGCGAATATATGAATCTGCGAGTAGAAGAGCTAATTATGTTTTTGATCCGAGTAACGGAAAGAAATGATCATGTTGCTACGTTAATTGATTATTTTGCTCTAAAAGAAGAACGGAAAGTAAAAATGAAGCATCTAAGCTCATCGAGAAGAATGTTTGTGACATTGCTACGCGTATTTTTTGCACATCAGCCTACGCTTGTGTTGGAGGAACCATATTTTTATCTGGAAGAAGAAGATCGTCGTTCTTTCAAACGAATTTTAGATGACCTTTCGAAAGACAAACAGATCTTGATTTTAACTTCGAATTTAGAGGATGCCATGATATCTTGTGATGCGATTTATCGCCTGAACGAAGAGGGATTTCATCCATTAGATATTCGAGATACAGAAGTGGAGGAACAGGAGGTACATGAACAAGATCAACCGAATATAACGCTGCAGAAGATTTATACGAAAAAGAATGACAAAGTCATCTTATTTAACCCGCCTGAAATTGATTATATCGAAAGTCTGAATGGTTCGATTCTTGTGCATGTTGGTGGAGAAAGTTTTGCCTGTGCTCTGACGTTAACCGAGCTTGAGCAGCGATTGTTGAACTTCGGATTTTTTAGATGTCATCGTTCCTATATTGTGAACCTACAAAAAGTTAGAGAGATTATTACTTGGACGAAGAATAGCTATAGCCTAAGATTAAATACAGGTGAAGATGCGGTTGTCCCATTATCTCGTTCCAAATTACAAGAATTAAAAGCACATCTGAATATTTGA
- a CDS encoding DEAD/DEAH box helicase: protein MLNTVVKLVRDFKERDSRHRLEGYRSIVNLIRKKDLAAWDDGQLQAEFLQLQRKANSGTALEELLVDLYAIVCEVSKRQLGLQPYDVQITAAIALHERVLIEQQTGEGKTLSAVMTACLNALTGQGVHVLTFNDYLAHRDAEWMGPIYRFLGLTVSSVQTGMSLSEKQEAYAKDITYVTAKEAGFDYLRDTIALHQDDLVHRPFHFVIIDEADSLLLDEARVPLVISGESGASSGDYIRFAEVARQLVPLEHYHFDEFQRNVYLNETGSAKVESLLECGNLYDHHNSHLLTSLNCALHAETLLRRDVDYIVRNGEIELIEEFTGRVAENRYLPEGLQTALVAKEGLQYKVGGKILGTITVQHFISLYPRISGMTATALASSMEFKRMYELEVVQILPNQPIKRTDHAHRIYTHQEAKLRALVQEIVTVHATGRPMLIGTSSVQESHKLAEALAGAGVKCHILNAKNDAKEAEIIAKAGEIGAVTVSTNMAGRGVDIRLGGGDPTQVDRVVKLGGLYVIGTHMNESVRIDNQLRGRSGRQGDPGDSVFYVSLEDDLLLQFGIRDAIRVPKQDGRLNEPIYHSKLEHIQRVIMGQNFDLQQELNGYSDMIEDQRRILHEERFRILNGYLPMSPSEQRVRLFYMDEFWADHLAYASYIRESIHLESLTNQNPMDEFHRYITEAFEQIPAKIAKESANMLAMLEGSNDPAQWEQFGLKSPASTNTYMISDQYMDYLQNRSSWTAGTVIAFWLHRLLRPVFGWSKFGSR from the coding sequence GTGTTAAATACCGTCGTCAAGTTGGTACGAGATTTCAAAGAGCGTGATTCTAGACATAGGCTGGAAGGCTATCGAAGCATCGTTAACCTGATTAGGAAAAAGGATTTGGCAGCATGGGACGATGGACAGCTACAAGCTGAATTTCTTCAATTGCAAAGAAAGGCTAACTCGGGCACAGCCTTAGAGGAACTACTTGTTGATCTCTACGCAATAGTCTGTGAGGTATCGAAGAGACAGCTTGGTTTACAGCCATATGATGTGCAGATTACAGCTGCTATCGCTTTACATGAGAGAGTACTAATTGAGCAGCAGACGGGGGAAGGGAAAACCTTATCTGCTGTGATGACCGCTTGTTTGAATGCATTGACTGGTCAGGGAGTGCATGTGCTGACGTTTAACGATTATTTAGCACATCGCGATGCGGAGTGGATGGGACCCATTTATCGTTTTCTAGGCTTAACAGTAAGTTCAGTACAAACGGGCATGAGTCTGAGTGAGAAACAGGAAGCTTATGCCAAGGATATAACGTATGTGACCGCCAAAGAAGCCGGATTTGACTATTTGCGGGATACGATTGCATTACACCAAGACGATCTGGTGCACCGCCCTTTTCACTTTGTTATTATCGATGAAGCAGATTCATTGCTGCTTGATGAAGCACGGGTTCCATTGGTCATTAGTGGAGAGTCTGGCGCTTCTAGCGGTGATTATATTCGTTTCGCTGAAGTGGCTAGACAGCTCGTGCCATTGGAGCATTATCATTTCGACGAATTTCAACGTAACGTATATTTGAATGAAACAGGCTCAGCGAAGGTGGAGTCCTTGCTAGAGTGTGGCAATTTATACGATCACCATAACAGTCACTTGTTAACGTCATTAAATTGTGCATTACATGCCGAAACGTTGTTAAGAAGAGACGTCGACTACATCGTTAGGAATGGTGAAATAGAACTGATTGAAGAATTTACGGGGCGTGTGGCAGAGAATCGATACTTACCAGAAGGTTTGCAAACAGCGCTTGTGGCCAAAGAGGGATTGCAATATAAAGTTGGCGGAAAGATTCTTGGAACGATTACCGTTCAACACTTTATTAGTCTGTATCCAAGAATTAGCGGGATGACGGCTACGGCTCTAGCTTCCAGCATGGAATTCAAAAGGATGTATGAACTTGAGGTTGTACAGATCCTGCCGAACCAGCCAATCAAACGAACCGACCATGCACATAGGATATACACACACCAAGAAGCCAAACTTAGAGCGCTGGTACAAGAAATTGTGACTGTTCATGCAACGGGGCGTCCAATGCTCATAGGTACGTCAAGTGTTCAAGAGTCTCACAAACTGGCGGAAGCCCTAGCTGGTGCGGGGGTGAAATGCCATATTTTGAATGCGAAGAATGATGCAAAAGAGGCAGAAATTATAGCTAAAGCTGGAGAAATTGGCGCTGTAACGGTATCAACCAATATGGCAGGGCGTGGTGTCGATATTCGGCTTGGGGGAGGTGATCCTACTCAAGTAGACCGGGTTGTGAAACTGGGTGGATTGTATGTGATTGGGACACATATGAATGAAAGTGTACGGATAGATAACCAGTTACGCGGACGTTCGGGTCGCCAAGGAGACCCTGGAGATTCTGTCTTTTATGTAAGTTTAGAGGATGATTTGCTGCTTCAGTTCGGCATTCGTGATGCAATTCGCGTACCAAAACAGGATGGGCGTCTCAATGAGCCGATATATCATAGCAAACTGGAGCATATTCAGCGTGTTATAATGGGGCAAAACTTCGATCTTCAGCAGGAACTGAACGGTTATTCGGATATGATAGAAGATCAGAGACGAATTCTACATGAGGAGCGGTTCCGAATACTGAATGGGTACCTACCTATGAGTCCTTCGGAGCAACGAGTTCGCCTTTTTTATATGGACGAGTTCTGGGCAGACCATCTAGCATACGCATCTTATATACGGGAGAGCATCCATCTGGAAAGCCTTACTAACCAGAATCCAATGGATGAATTCCACAGATATATCACCGAAGCATTTGAACAAATTCCGGCTAAAATAGCTAAAGAGTCCGCCAATATGCTAGCAATGCTCGAAGGTTCCAATGATCCAGCCCAATGGGAACAGTTCGGTTTGAAGAGTCCTGCCTCCACGAATACCTACATGATCAGCGATCAGTACATGGATTACTTACAGAATCGCAGTTCATGGACTGCGGGCACGGTCATCGCTTTTTGGCTTCATAGGTTGTTAAGACCTGTATTCGGGTGGTCCAAATTTGGATCAAGATAA
- a CDS encoding nucleoside recognition domain-containing protein, which translates to MNMQTEVTRSGLLRTIFLSSGAMLLVVAVVLSPKEAFDASIQGLDIWWKIIFPAMLPFLMLAQMLTAFGFTDALGVLLGPLMQRLFRLPGQAGLAIAVGMCGGFPAGADTAARLVQDRQITAKQAGVLAAVAHFSNPMMIIIVLGAAFLHQPAAGYFLLGIHWISGWIAAMIGIRLLPVGRAASIGTSSSSDVSPNLSEPAHTQAHPISSSKKPVVPRHTLWQRMNLAAREARSRDGRGFGKLLGDTVSQAVQTLMMTGGFMIVFAVFIRLLSLYLTPGASVSLWSSLLEIHLGIYHLSQTSLAPVVMIALVAAVLGWGGLCSHLQVSAVLKSVGLATRNMIDFIAIRLLHALIAFAMSLVLWTPFSRYSTEIWTTFQTTTNIGLPAAPQWFSLFSSSSSLALLGYAIPVAMVSLALLLVIMISLSGLTRWFNERSSR; encoded by the coding sequence ATGAATATGCAGACCGAGGTTACCCGTTCGGGCCTGTTACGAACCATTTTTCTAAGTAGTGGTGCAATGTTGCTAGTTGTCGCCGTTGTATTATCTCCCAAAGAAGCCTTCGATGCTTCCATTCAAGGGCTCGATATTTGGTGGAAAATTATTTTCCCCGCCATGCTGCCTTTCCTCATGCTTGCCCAGATGTTAACCGCATTTGGGTTTACCGATGCACTCGGCGTTCTGCTCGGGCCACTCATGCAGCGTTTGTTTCGGTTACCCGGTCAGGCTGGACTGGCTATAGCTGTGGGCATGTGTGGTGGCTTTCCTGCAGGAGCTGATACAGCTGCACGGCTTGTACAAGATCGACAAATAACCGCCAAACAGGCGGGTGTCTTGGCAGCCGTTGCTCATTTCTCCAATCCAATGATGATTATCATCGTCTTGGGTGCAGCTTTTCTTCATCAGCCTGCTGCTGGATACTTTCTTCTCGGTATACATTGGATTAGCGGATGGATTGCCGCCATGATCGGTATTCGCCTATTGCCTGTAGGTCGGGCAGCAAGCATTGGCACAAGCTCGTCCTCAGATGTATCACCAAATCTTTCAGAACCAGCACATACACAAGCACATCCCATTTCCTCTTCCAAAAAGCCTGTCGTTCCCCGCCATACACTTTGGCAGCGTATGAACCTTGCCGCTCGCGAGGCTCGTAGCCGTGATGGACGGGGATTCGGTAAGCTTCTTGGTGATACGGTCTCCCAAGCCGTTCAGACCTTGATGATGACCGGAGGATTTATGATTGTATTTGCGGTGTTTATTCGACTGCTGAGCCTATATCTTACGCCAGGTGCTTCCGTTTCCTTATGGTCATCGCTGCTGGAAATCCATCTCGGAATCTACCATCTAAGTCAAACCTCTCTGGCTCCTGTAGTTATGATCGCTCTCGTTGCAGCCGTATTAGGCTGGGGCGGCCTTTGCTCCCATTTACAAGTCTCTGCCGTTCTAAAATCAGTCGGGCTTGCGACAAGGAATATGATTGACTTTATAGCCATACGACTCTTACACGCACTGATCGCTTTCGCCATGAGTCTTGTTCTATGGACACCTTTTAGTCGATACAGTACAGAGATCTGGACTACGTTTCAAACGACCACAAACATTGGATTGCCAGCTGCACCGCAATGGTTTTCCCTGTTCAGTAGCAGTTCTAGCCTAGCGTTACTTGGGTACGCCATTCCGGTAGCAATGGTCAGTCTTGCTCTGCTACTTGTAATTATGATCAGTCTTTCAGGGCTGACGCGTTGGTTTAACGAGCGTTCTTCTCGCTAA
- the fapR gene encoding transcription factor FapR — translation MERVPKRQRQQQLTKMIEDNPFVTDQELTRQLKVSIQTIRLDRLELGIPELRERMKLMAERSYDQVRSLPLHEIIGDIVDLQLDKSGISLFEIKEEHVFSRTGIARGHYVFAQANSLAVAVINDEIALTASADIRFVRSVHLAEKCIAKAYVRSISGQKGKAKVEVFTYVGEEMVFQGNFVIYRSGGEDSVEGGQLV, via the coding sequence ATCGAACGTGTACCGAAAAGACAGAGGCAGCAACAGTTGACCAAAATGATCGAAGACAACCCGTTTGTGACGGATCAGGAGCTTACACGACAGTTAAAAGTGAGTATTCAGACGATTCGTCTCGACAGGCTGGAGCTTGGCATACCTGAGCTTCGGGAACGGATGAAACTAATGGCAGAGCGCTCATACGATCAGGTTCGCTCTTTGCCTCTGCATGAGATTATCGGTGATATTGTAGACTTGCAGTTGGACAAGAGTGGAATCTCCTTGTTTGAGATTAAGGAAGAGCATGTCTTTTCCAGAACGGGTATTGCTCGTGGTCACTATGTTTTTGCCCAGGCGAACTCCCTTGCTGTAGCGGTGATTAATGATGAGATCGCATTGACTGCATCGGCAGACATTCGTTTTGTGCGTTCTGTTCATCTGGCTGAGAAATGTATTGCCAAGGCCTATGTCAGATCAATCTCAGGTCAAAAGGGAAAAGCCAAAGTGGAAGTGTTCACTTATGTGGGGGAAGAAATGGTGTTCCAAGGCAACTTTGTTATCTACCGTTCGGGTGGAGAAGACAGCGTAGAGGGAGGTCAACTGGTATGA